In Gimesia sp., the following are encoded in one genomic region:
- a CDS encoding ATP-binding protein: protein MGEFFTKLFDTSDYPPRWDCGNWSDGEGWLHILSDIGTWSAYTAIPIVLLYFAAKRKDFPFTKLFGLFAAFILLCGTVHLAEAIIFWYPIYRISGLLKLATAIVSWIAVIILIRYAPRMLHLPSMMATNKQLLSEIEQRKQVERDLRWLQARYEAFLSGTSSIIWTTDAQGNFIVPQKSWERFTGQPWTEHKDNGWLNAVLPEDRSEITGLWSSSTKDRSSRQIQGHIWHAESQSYRPVITEAVPVIDQSGQVREWVGTVSDIHEQRRAEESLSAAEARASQRLKELELIYETAPVGMSLIDQQYRCLRINERHAQMNGISRHQQLGRQVEELMPGLADQIQPLYETVFESGKPVENYEIYAQTPGDDERHCWLMNFHPLVDDTEAVWAVSCIIQDITERKQLEETLRKSEQAALQANVAKSEFLANMSHEIRTPMAAIAGYADMLLERLQEPDDRQCVIVMKRNGEYLLELINDILDLSRIEAGKLEVELEPVSLPVLIGEIQSLMHVRAQEKELDLTIKFVGKVPETIQTDSIRLRQVLINLLGNAIKFTDEGEVRLGVRLISDSEPPEIEFAVQDTGIGIPEEQQQKLFKPFSQGDTSVTRAYGGSGLGLAISKRLVGMLDGSIWVTSEVGEGSVFHVRLPLDSLEGVPLIEPDLTTLSAEEAGAESDVLPVLNCRVLVVDDRREIRHICQHFLEKAGATVQLAEDGQAGVDAILAARESNTAYDVILMDMQMPRLGGREATAVLRAQGVETPIIALTADAMKGDREQCLQAGCNDYLSKPIDHAQLVEIVWKYSHGDQREAE from the coding sequence ATGGGTGAGTTTTTCACCAAACTTTTTGACACATCAGATTATCCCCCCCGCTGGGATTGCGGGAACTGGAGCGACGGTGAAGGCTGGTTGCACATCCTGTCGGACATCGGCACCTGGTCGGCTTATACCGCGATTCCGATTGTGCTGCTGTACTTTGCCGCCAAGCGAAAAGATTTCCCATTCACAAAGCTGTTCGGCCTGTTCGCAGCATTCATTCTGTTGTGCGGCACCGTGCATCTGGCGGAAGCGATTATCTTCTGGTATCCGATTTATCGGATTTCGGGACTGCTCAAGCTGGCGACCGCCATCGTTTCCTGGATCGCCGTGATCATTTTAATCCGCTATGCGCCGCGGATGCTGCATCTGCCTTCCATGATGGCGACCAACAAGCAACTGCTCAGTGAGATAGAACAACGCAAGCAGGTGGAACGCGATCTCCGCTGGCTGCAGGCCCGGTATGAAGCTTTTTTGAGCGGCACCAGCAGTATTATCTGGACGACGGATGCGCAGGGGAATTTTATCGTGCCCCAGAAGTCCTGGGAGCGATTCACGGGGCAACCCTGGACTGAGCACAAAGACAACGGCTGGCTGAATGCCGTGCTGCCGGAAGACCGTTCTGAAATCACGGGCCTCTGGAGTTCATCAACGAAAGACCGGTCCAGCCGCCAGATCCAGGGGCACATCTGGCATGCAGAGAGCCAGAGCTATCGCCCGGTGATTACCGAAGCGGTTCCCGTGATCGATCAGTCTGGTCAGGTCCGGGAATGGGTGGGCACGGTGAGTGACATTCATGAACAGCGACGGGCGGAAGAGAGCCTGAGTGCCGCCGAGGCGCGGGCCAGCCAGCGACTGAAGGAGCTGGAACTGATCTACGAAACCGCCCCGGTTGGAATGAGTTTAATCGATCAGCAGTATCGCTGTCTGCGCATCAACGAGCGGCACGCACAGATGAACGGAATCTCCCGTCATCAGCAACTGGGCCGGCAGGTGGAAGAACTGATGCCGGGCCTTGCCGATCAGATTCAGCCCCTGTATGAGACCGTGTTTGAAAGTGGTAAACCGGTTGAGAACTACGAAATCTATGCCCAGACTCCCGGCGATGACGAGCGTCACTGCTGGCTGATGAATTTTCATCCCCTCGTGGATGACACGGAAGCGGTCTGGGCTGTCAGCTGTATCATCCAGGACATCACGGAACGTAAACAACTGGAAGAGACGTTACGCAAAAGTGAGCAGGCGGCCCTGCAGGCGAATGTGGCGAAAAGTGAATTCCTGGCTAACATGAGCCATGAAATCCGGACGCCGATGGCTGCGATCGCGGGCTACGCCGACATGCTGCTGGAACGTCTACAGGAGCCTGACGACCGGCAGTGTGTGATCGTTATGAAGCGGAACGGCGAATACCTGCTCGAACTGATTAACGATATTCTCGACCTGTCGCGAATCGAAGCCGGGAAACTGGAGGTCGAACTCGAACCGGTATCTCTGCCGGTGTTGATCGGCGAGATCCAGTCGCTGATGCATGTGCGGGCACAAGAGAAAGAGCTGGATCTGACCATCAAGTTCGTAGGCAAGGTGCCCGAGACGATCCAGACAGATTCGATTCGTCTCAGGCAGGTGCTGATCAACCTGCTGGGAAATGCCATCAAATTCACCGACGAGGGAGAAGTCCGACTGGGCGTGCGGCTCATTTCTGATTCCGAGCCTCCCGAGATTGAATTTGCGGTGCAGGATACGGGTATCGGCATCCCTGAAGAGCAGCAGCAAAAACTGTTCAAGCCGTTCTCGCAGGGGGACACTTCCGTGACCCGCGCTTATGGCGGCAGTGGGCTCGGTCTCGCGATCAGCAAACGACTGGTAGGGATGCTTGACGGCTCGATCTGGGTGACCAGCGAGGTCGGCGAGGGTTCGGTCTTCCATGTGCGGTTGCCGCTGGATTCACTGGAGGGAGTGCCTCTGATTGAACCGGATCTGACAACGCTGTCAGCAGAAGAGGCCGGTGCAGAGTCAGACGTGCTGCCCGTGCTCAACTGCCGGGTGCTGGTGGTCGACGACCGCCGCGAGATCCGCCACATCTGTCAGCACTTCCTGGAAAAAGCGGGGGCGACGGTTCAGCTGGCCGAAGACGGCCAGGCAGGCGTCGATGCCATTCTGGCGGCCCGGGAGAGCAACACGGCGTATGATGTCATCCTGATGGACATGCAGATGCCGCGCCTGGGTGGGCGGGAGGCCACCGCGGTGTTACGTGCCCAGGGGGTCGAGACGCCGATCATCGCGTTGACCGCGGACGCGATGAAAGGGGACCGGGAACAGTGTCTGCAGGCCGGGTGTAACGATTACCTTTCCAAGCCGATCGATCATGCTCAGCTGGTGGAGATTGTGTGGAAGTATTCGCACGGAGATCAGCGAGAGGCTGAGTAG
- the aroE gene encoding shikimate dehydrogenase — protein MICVSIGRTRHKMMMMEHRSLSEKGAELVELRLDWIARTPDVTKLIKDRPTPVVITCRRPEDKGRWKGSEEQRQALLRTAIVSEVEYVDIEDDIADKIPRYGKTKRIISHHNFDETPDNLEEIHESLCKKDPDIVKLVTMANSPGDSIRMLKLVASAKVPTVGFCMGEYGVISRILCGKYGSPFTYATFSREREMAPGQLAFSEMTQIYRYDQIGPETPVYGVIGDPIAHSLSPLIHNIAFRHDKLDGVYLPFRVPKDRLEETLKEFEFLNVQGYSVTIPHKEGALKFAGAADQASKTMGVANTLYKDDQNVWQARNTDYDAALDSIRLGLDPEGKASDDPIDGKQVLLLGAGGVSRAIGAGIINAGGALTVTNRSRVRGERLAQDLGCAHTTWENRGSGHYDILVNGTSVGMHPNVNETPFAQNFLLDDMLVFDTVYNPENTLLLKQARERGCKTVSGIEMFVRQAAAQYKLFTGKEAPLDVMRNTLRKGISAVAKL, from the coding sequence ATGATTTGTGTCAGCATCGGTCGAACCCGGCACAAAATGATGATGATGGAACATCGCTCCCTCTCAGAGAAGGGGGCCGAACTCGTTGAATTAAGGCTGGACTGGATTGCCCGGACGCCGGACGTCACTAAACTGATCAAGGACCGTCCCACCCCGGTCGTCATCACCTGCCGACGTCCTGAAGATAAAGGACGCTGGAAGGGCTCCGAAGAACAGCGGCAGGCCCTGCTGCGAACCGCCATCGTCTCCGAAGTCGAATACGTCGACATTGAAGATGACATCGCCGACAAGATTCCCCGCTACGGCAAAACCAAACGCATCATCAGTCATCACAACTTCGATGAGACCCCCGATAACCTCGAAGAGATTCACGAGTCGCTCTGTAAGAAAGACCCGGATATCGTCAAGCTGGTCACGATGGCCAACTCTCCCGGCGATTCGATTCGCATGCTCAAGCTGGTCGCCAGTGCCAAAGTTCCCACTGTCGGATTCTGCATGGGTGAGTACGGCGTGATCAGTCGTATTCTCTGCGGCAAGTACGGTTCTCCTTTTACGTATGCCACCTTCAGTCGCGAACGGGAAATGGCACCGGGGCAGCTCGCCTTTTCTGAAATGACCCAGATCTACCGCTACGATCAGATCGGCCCCGAAACACCCGTCTACGGTGTGATCGGTGATCCCATCGCCCATAGCCTGAGTCCGCTGATTCACAACATCGCCTTCCGGCACGATAAACTGGACGGCGTCTATCTGCCGTTCCGCGTTCCGAAAGACCGCCTGGAAGAGACGCTCAAGGAATTCGAGTTCCTCAACGTCCAGGGTTACAGCGTGACCATTCCGCACAAAGAAGGCGCCCTCAAGTTCGCGGGTGCCGCGGATCAGGCCTCCAAAACCATGGGAGTGGCCAACACTCTCTATAAAGATGACCAGAATGTCTGGCAGGCCCGCAATACCGACTACGATGCCGCCCTCGACAGCATCCGGCTCGGTCTCGATCCGGAAGGTAAAGCCTCCGATGATCCCATCGACGGCAAACAGGTACTGCTCCTCGGTGCAGGCGGTGTCTCGCGTGCGATTGGCGCCGGGATCATCAATGCCGGCGGTGCGTTAACGGTTACCAACCGCAGCCGGGTACGCGGCGAAAGGCTGGCCCAGGATCTCGGTTGTGCCCACACCACCTGGGAAAACCGGGGCAGCGGACACTATGACATTCTGGTCAACGGCACCTCGGTCGGCATGCATCCGAATGTCAATGAAACGCCGTTCGCTCAGAACTTCCTGCTCGATGACATGCTGGTCTTCGACACGGTTTACAATCCCGAAAATACGCTGCTGCTCAAACAGGCACGCGAGCGGGGCTGCAAAACCGTTTCCGGAATCGAAATGTTCGTACGCCAGGCTGCAGCGCAATACAAACTGTTTACCGGTAAGGAAGCCCCCCTGGATGTGATGCGGAACACGCTTCGCAAGGGGATTTCCGCGGTCGCGAAACTCTAA
- the ubiE gene encoding bifunctional demethylmenaquinone methyltransferase/2-methoxy-6-polyprenyl-1,4-benzoquinol methylase UbiE — MNVDKTGSRVQQMFGEIAPRYDFMNHFLSGGVDYYWRWRTVRKVAPAGEAPILDVCTGTGDLALSYLKKTRGKNRVVGADFTHEMLQLALTKNDSDALTFLEADTQELPFSDNQFQIVSVAFGLRNVSDTRRGLKEMIRVCQPGGQVAVLEFSIPTNPLFRACYQFYFKHILPRMGQLLARNQQSAYNYLPESVSEFPYGKALADIMDECGLEGTRWYPLTFGIATLYTGVKPAATAS; from the coding sequence ATGAATGTAGATAAAACCGGTTCCCGCGTACAACAGATGTTTGGTGAGATCGCGCCCCGTTATGATTTTATGAATCATTTCCTCTCGGGCGGCGTCGATTATTACTGGCGCTGGCGGACCGTACGGAAAGTCGCCCCTGCCGGCGAAGCACCCATTCTCGATGTCTGTACCGGCACCGGCGACCTGGCCCTCTCGTATCTCAAGAAGACCCGCGGCAAAAACCGCGTCGTGGGGGCCGACTTCACGCATGAAATGCTCCAGCTCGCGCTCACCAAAAACGACAGCGATGCACTGACCTTCCTCGAAGCCGATACGCAGGAACTCCCCTTCAGCGATAATCAGTTCCAGATCGTCTCGGTCGCGTTTGGTCTGCGGAACGTCTCTGATACCCGTCGCGGGCTCAAAGAGATGATTCGTGTCTGCCAGCCCGGCGGACAGGTCGCGGTACTCGAATTTTCGATTCCCACCAATCCGCTGTTTCGCGCCTGCTACCAGTTTTATTTCAAACATATTCTGCCCCGCATGGGACAGCTGCTGGCCCGCAACCAGCAGTCCGCCTATAACTATCTGCCCGAATCGGTCTCGGAGTTCCCCTACGGCAAAGCACTCGCCGACATCATGGATGAGTGCGGACTGGAAGGAACCCGCTGGTATCCGCTCACGTTTGGTATCGCCACACTGTATACCGGCGTGAAACCCGCTGCCACCGCTTCTTAA
- a CDS encoding TetR/AcrR family transcriptional regulator codes for MNQPPDRKQRSRNKILDAALRTFKQQGYVGSGVDGIMEAAGMTSGAFYGHFNSKSDVLGEAFVHSFIEDQAAMNGALSECETPEQLIEIMQKYLSSKHCEQVEEGCSIPPLLSDLGRADAETKARFEEVIQWMVAQFQERSDNEFSRQEILATLALCFGGLSLARAVNSPALSRQILSACRKQLPIQKCD; via the coding sequence ATGAACCAGCCCCCGGATCGGAAACAACGCTCCCGGAATAAGATTCTGGACGCCGCCCTGCGTACGTTCAAACAACAGGGGTACGTCGGCAGTGGCGTGGATGGCATTATGGAAGCCGCCGGCATGACTTCCGGCGCGTTTTATGGTCATTTCAATTCAAAGTCCGACGTGCTGGGCGAGGCCTTTGTCCATTCTTTCATCGAAGACCAGGCGGCGATGAACGGCGCCCTCAGTGAATGTGAGACGCCGGAGCAACTGATCGAGATCATGCAGAAGTACCTGTCGAGTAAGCATTGCGAGCAGGTGGAGGAGGGATGTTCGATCCCTCCTCTGCTGTCCGACCTGGGTCGCGCGGATGCAGAGACGAAGGCCCGGTTCGAAGAGGTCATCCAGTGGATGGTCGCGCAGTTTCAGGAGCGCTCGGACAACGAATTCAGCCGCCAGGAAATTCTCGCGACGCTGGCCCTCTGTTTCGGTGGTCTATCGCTGGCGCGCGCGGTCAACTCCCCTGCCCTGTCCCGACAGATTCTCTCTGCCTGTCGGAAGCAGTTGCCGATCCAGAAGTGCGACTAA
- a CDS encoding flavin prenyltransferase UbiX translates to MSNNVVVAVTGASGAIYAVRLVEVLMAAGCTVHLTISAAAAHVLRHELGLKIDLENFDPKQLLPDPDNQPSDSVLSKMKPTSSESFALSSVLGEAEFKHGDLIYHHYQDFSAGIASGSFLTEGMVICPCSMGTLGTIAAGSGSNLIHRAADVHLKERRKLIIVARETPLGLIPLENMVRLTQAGATILPAAPGFYHNPVTIHDLVDFISGRICDHLEIRHEIHQRWGK, encoded by the coding sequence ATGTCCAACAATGTTGTAGTCGCAGTCACCGGCGCCAGTGGTGCCATCTATGCCGTCCGCCTGGTCGAAGTTCTGATGGCCGCCGGCTGCACCGTGCATCTCACCATCAGTGCCGCCGCCGCACATGTCTTGCGCCACGAACTCGGTCTGAAAATCGACCTGGAAAACTTCGATCCCAAGCAGCTGCTCCCCGATCCCGATAATCAGCCCAGCGACAGCGTGCTCAGTAAAATGAAACCCACGAGCAGCGAAAGCTTCGCGCTCAGCTCCGTACTGGGCGAGGCCGAGTTCAAACACGGAGACCTGATCTACCACCACTACCAGGATTTCTCCGCAGGCATCGCCAGTGGATCGTTCCTGACCGAAGGCATGGTGATCTGCCCCTGTTCCATGGGCACCCTCGGCACCATCGCCGCCGGTTCCGGCAGTAACCTGATTCATCGAGCTGCGGACGTGCACCTTAAGGAACGTCGCAAGCTGATCATCGTCGCCCGCGAAACACCGCTGGGGCTGATCCCGCTGGAAAACATGGTCCGTCTTACCCAGGCAGGCGCCACCATCCTGCCCGCTGCACCCGGCTTTTATCATAACCCGGTCACCATTCACGACCTGGTTGATTTCATCTCGGGCCGCATCTGCGATCATCTCGAAATCAGGCATGAGATTCACCAGCGCTGGGGAAAATAA
- a CDS encoding DUF1501 domain-containing protein has protein sequence MLSIPGSSQRQCNGSRRQFLNIGGLALGGLSLPQILAAQDQAGTPAGKLGHKAIIMIFLSGGPSHQDMYDLKMDAPSEIRGEFRPIDTNVPGIQICEHMPRLAAMMDKFAIIRSLHGCPDQHASDLCMSGWPIGGGERQSGHPSLGAVVSKVQGPVDKAVPPFVGLSIKSRHEPYGNPGFPGFLGKAHAPLQPTGEGMDNMRLQSITLDRLRDRKALLAGFDAFRHSADQAYDGLDAYSQRAFDVLTSSKLVEAMDLEKEDPALRDRYGRGDDSPAFGEDAGPHWMDQFLMARRLVEAGVRCVTLSFGSWDRHHSNFARLPLQLAKLDQGITALVEDIHNRGLQDDVSVIAWGEFGRTPRINENAGRDHWPQASCALLAGGGMRTGQVIGSTNRLGEVPLDRPLHYQNVFATLYRQLGIDPATTTIPDHAGRPQYTLDLREPIAELI, from the coding sequence ATGCTCTCGATCCCCGGCTCATCACAGCGACAGTGTAACGGCTCGCGCCGGCAGTTCCTCAACATCGGCGGACTGGCACTCGGTGGACTCTCGCTTCCGCAGATTCTCGCGGCACAAGACCAGGCCGGCACTCCCGCCGGCAAGCTGGGCCACAAAGCCATCATCATGATCTTCCTCTCCGGCGGTCCCTCCCACCAGGACATGTACGATCTGAAGATGGACGCCCCCTCGGAAATTCGCGGTGAATTCCGCCCCATCGACACCAATGTCCCCGGCATCCAGATCTGCGAACACATGCCCCGCCTGGCCGCGATGATGGACAAGTTTGCCATCATTCGCTCCCTGCACGGCTGCCCCGATCAGCACGCCTCCGATCTCTGCATGAGCGGCTGGCCCATCGGCGGCGGAGAGCGGCAGTCAGGGCATCCCTCGCTCGGCGCGGTCGTATCCAAAGTCCAGGGGCCGGTCGACAAAGCGGTGCCCCCCTTCGTCGGACTCAGCATCAAGAGCCGCCACGAACCGTACGGCAATCCCGGCTTTCCCGGTTTCCTGGGGAAAGCGCATGCCCCGCTGCAACCGACCGGCGAAGGCATGGACAACATGCGACTGCAGAGCATCACCCTCGATCGCCTCCGTGACCGAAAAGCGTTACTCGCCGGCTTCGATGCCTTCCGCCATTCCGCGGATCAGGCCTACGACGGTCTCGACGCCTATTCCCAGCGGGCCTTCGATGTGCTTACCTCCAGCAAACTGGTGGAAGCCATGGACCTCGAAAAAGAAGATCCCGCGCTCCGCGACCGTTACGGACGGGGCGACGATTCACCCGCGTTCGGCGAAGACGCCGGCCCGCACTGGATGGATCAGTTCCTGATGGCCCGCCGCCTGGTCGAAGCAGGCGTCCGTTGTGTGACACTCTCCTTCGGCAGCTGGGACCGTCACCATTCGAACTTCGCCCGTCTGCCTCTGCAGCTCGCGAAACTCGATCAGGGCATTACCGCCCTCGTGGAAGACATTCACAACCGCGGCCTGCAGGATGACGTCAGCGTCATCGCCTGGGGCGAATTCGGACGCACGCCCCGCATCAACGAAAACGCCGGCCGCGACCACTGGCCGCAGGCCTCCTGTGCACTCCTCGCCGGGGGCGGCATGCGAACGGGCCAGGTCATCGGCTCCACCAACCGCCTGGGCGAAGTCCCCCTCGATCGTCCGCTGCACTACCAGAACGTCTTCGCCACCCTGTACCGCCAGCTGGGAATCGACCCCGCCACCACGACGATCCCCGACCACGCCGGCCGCCCGCAATACACGCTCGATCTCCGCGAACCCATCGCCGAACTGATCTGA
- a CDS encoding cupin domain-containing protein, which yields MIQATDQSVHGDGYDCFEAGPLESWTRFKLTPPDAPMPVRGKYFLRKLLNSDGLEMSVNVLPAGREMPFVHRHQANDEIYFVIQGRGQFQAGEELFEVSDGFFIRLSPEVPRVWRNHSEEPLYYLVIQYRADSSVTGGTLDGERLEQHPIVWKESPADEPAPGSETTLPE from the coding sequence ATGATTCAAGCGACAGATCAGAGCGTGCATGGAGACGGCTACGACTGCTTTGAAGCGGGCCCGCTGGAGAGCTGGACGCGGTTCAAGCTCACACCGCCGGACGCGCCCATGCCGGTTCGCGGGAAGTATTTTCTACGGAAGCTGCTGAACTCAGACGGGCTGGAGATGTCGGTCAATGTGCTACCTGCGGGCCGCGAGATGCCTTTTGTCCATCGCCACCAGGCGAACGACGAGATTTACTTCGTGATCCAGGGCCGGGGACAGTTTCAGGCGGGGGAGGAGCTGTTTGAGGTTTCGGACGGATTCTTTATTCGACTTTCGCCGGAAGTGCCGCGCGTCTGGCGAAACCACAGCGAGGAGCCGTTATACTATCTGGTGATCCAGTACCGTGCGGACAGCAGTGTGACCGGCGGCACTCTGGATGGCGAACGCCTGGAACAACACCCGATTGTCTGGAAAGAGAGTCCTGCAGATGAACCAGCCCCCGGATCGGAAACAACGCTCCCGGAATAA
- the mutL gene encoding DNA mismatch repair endonuclease MutL, whose protein sequence is MERTAPVQSLSRIHQLDTSVINKIAAGEVIERPASAVKELLDNSIDALATRIEVDIMNGGADLIRVVDNGEGIHPDDLLLAVSSHATSKISNADDLFSVQTMGFRGEALASISEVSRFRIRTRTADQTQGLEFEVNTGTPGKPQPCGCPLGTSIEVRQLFANTPVRRKFLKTTKTEFGHISEQFTRAALAHPRLYMVLRHNNKVIFDLPPSDNLIDRLRLFYGKKLSDHLIWVESQLEDVRIWGYVSHPSENKSTRKGQYLFLNGRWIQDRTLQHALTEAYRGLLMVGRQPISFLYLDMPPSMVDVNVHPTKSEVRFRDSQSLYRQLLSTLRSQFLSMDLQSQMSLSKKGDLPEPSQPMVPTPEQKQTQLELTTWAKEQLKQVADDLPSQKISGEARMISPPSDLAAPFTAADAIPLSHFQQQREQEQAGAGESTSPTPAEPAAPFIPDIDRPADQFAEAATADLRPIQVLNCYIVVEVKGALTIIDQHALHERIMYEYFRKRVLAQTVEAQKLLVPLTIEMSAKETALVLDHAEMLASFGLGIEEFGGNTLLVTSYPVMLKKANLEQLVRDIADNLDNAKQPSRRDLLDELITMMSCKAAIKAGQRLTQEEIYSLLEQRHLIDDAHHCPHGRPSALVLSHAELDRQFGRMG, encoded by the coding sequence ATGGAACGGACCGCCCCCGTGCAATCGCTCTCCCGCATTCACCAACTCGATACCAGCGTGATTAATAAAATCGCCGCCGGAGAAGTCATCGAGCGGCCGGCCAGTGCGGTGAAAGAACTGCTCGATAACAGCATCGATGCCCTCGCGACCCGTATCGAAGTTGACATCATGAATGGCGGCGCCGATCTGATTCGCGTCGTCGATAACGGGGAAGGCATCCACCCCGACGACCTGCTGCTCGCCGTCTCCAGTCACGCCACCAGTAAAATTTCCAACGCCGACGATCTCTTCAGCGTGCAGACCATGGGGTTCCGCGGCGAGGCCCTCGCGTCCATTTCTGAAGTCAGCCGCTTCCGTATCCGCACCCGCACCGCCGACCAGACACAGGGACTCGAATTCGAAGTCAACACAGGCACTCCCGGAAAACCACAGCCCTGTGGCTGTCCGCTGGGCACCTCGATCGAAGTCCGACAGCTGTTCGCCAACACGCCGGTCCGCCGCAAGTTCCTCAAAACGACCAAGACTGAATTCGGCCACATCAGCGAACAGTTCACCCGAGCCGCCCTCGCGCATCCCCGGCTCTACATGGTTCTCAGACACAACAACAAAGTCATCTTCGATCTCCCGCCGTCCGATAATCTCATCGATCGGCTCCGCCTGTTCTACGGCAAGAAACTGTCCGACCACCTGATCTGGGTCGAATCGCAATTGGAAGACGTCCGCATCTGGGGCTATGTCTCGCATCCCAGCGAAAACAAATCGACTCGCAAAGGACAGTACCTCTTCCTCAACGGACGCTGGATTCAGGATCGCACCCTGCAGCACGCGTTGACCGAAGCCTATCGCGGACTGCTCATGGTCGGCCGTCAGCCAATCTCGTTCCTCTACCTCGACATGCCCCCCTCCATGGTCGACGTCAACGTGCATCCCACGAAATCGGAAGTCCGCTTCCGCGACAGCCAGTCGCTGTACCGACAGCTGCTCTCCACGCTCCGCAGCCAGTTCCTCAGCATGGATCTCCAGTCGCAGATGTCGCTCTCCAAAAAAGGCGACCTCCCCGAGCCGTCGCAACCCATGGTTCCGACACCCGAACAGAAACAGACACAGCTCGAACTGACCACCTGGGCCAAGGAACAGCTTAAACAGGTCGCCGACGATCTCCCCAGTCAGAAAATCAGCGGCGAAGCCCGCATGATTTCGCCCCCCTCCGACCTGGCGGCTCCCTTTACCGCCGCCGACGCGATTCCCCTCTCGCACTTCCAGCAACAGCGCGAACAGGAACAGGCTGGAGCAGGGGAGAGTACATCCCCCACACCGGCTGAACCCGCGGCGCCCTTCATTCCCGACATCGATCGCCCCGCAGATCAGTTCGCGGAAGCCGCTACCGCCGATCTCAGACCGATCCAGGTCCTCAACTGTTACATCGTCGTCGAAGTCAAAGGCGCGCTGACCATCATCGATCAACACGCCCTGCACGAACGGATCATGTACGAGTACTTCCGCAAACGTGTACTCGCTCAGACGGTCGAAGCACAAAAGCTGCTCGTCCCGCTGACCATCGAAATGAGCGCCAAGGAGACGGCCCTCGTTCTCGACCACGCCGAGATGCTCGCCAGCTTCGGACTCGGCATCGAAGAGTTCGGCGGCAACACACTGCTGGTCACCAGCTATCCCGTCATGCTGAAAAAGGCGAACCTCGAACAGCTCGTCCGCGACATCGCCGACAACCTGGACAACGCCAAACAGCCCTCCCGCCGCGATCTGCTGGATGAACTCATCACGATGATGTCCTGTAAAGCCGCCATCAAAGCGGGACAGCGCCTGACGCAGGAAGAAATCTACAGCCTGCTCGAACAGAGGCACCTCATCGACGACGCCCACCACTGTCCCCACGGTCGGCCTTCCGCACTGGTGCTCAGCCATGCCGAGCTCGACCGTCAGTTCGGACGCATGGGTTAA
- a CDS encoding shikimate kinase: MSLITLIGYRGSGKSSVAAPLAEQRGYDWIDADDEIERVAGKTIAEIFAEGGEPHFRQIERSVMQQLLSGDQCVIAAGGGAILNDQTRAEMKQAGPVIWLKADAADLIQRIDGDSTTGSRRPALTASNSQLEEVQTLLAQRDPLYRDAATLTIETGGKTVTEIVAEIIAALDADS; encoded by the coding sequence ATGTCCCTGATCACCCTGATTGGCTACCGAGGCAGCGGCAAGAGCAGCGTCGCCGCCCCCCTGGCCGAACAACGCGGTTATGACTGGATCGACGCCGACGATGAAATCGAACGCGTCGCCGGCAAAACCATCGCCGAGATCTTCGCCGAGGGAGGCGAACCCCACTTTCGCCAGATCGAACGGTCAGTCATGCAGCAACTGCTCTCCGGCGATCAATGCGTGATCGCCGCGGGAGGCGGTGCGATCCTGAATGACCAGACCCGCGCGGAAATGAAACAGGCCGGCCCGGTGATCTGGCTCAAAGCAGACGCCGCCGACCTCATCCAGCGAATCGATGGCGACAGCACAACCGGCAGTCGCCGACCGGCGCTCACCGCCAGCAACTCGCAGCTCGAAGAAGTGCAGACCCTGCTCGCACAGCGCGATCCCCTCTATCGCGATGCCGCCACCCTCACCATCGAGACCGGCGGCAAAACGGTCACAGAAATCGTCGCTGAAATTATCGCCGCTCTGGATGCCGATTCTTAA